In bacterium, a single window of DNA contains:
- a CDS encoding TonB-dependent receptor — protein MLCKYKIKIILIMLFITLPLFGQSENIRITGIVISQKTGRPLKNVNLELIVSHIGTATNKYGRFIFTSIKTLDDTIRVTAIGYKTVCIPVTIRSEKIVSLSINLESAIVPLLPVTIQADRTEKADYLLYEPSARELSGRELEQIPSTVMADLYKTLQKVPGVTFTNEASTQMNVRGGNFDQNLIMLDGAAVYYPFHLLGLYSSFNLDMIRTVDFSIGGFSARFGDRLSSVIDIHTKSPEEKIVNNIDISLVGAGLTAGGKINKKTRWLLSARTSYIDMISKLVKKKLPYSFYDIFSKLEFKPAQKQTISINFFKTKDGVYLDDKQNEFLESSTDTSKTGYQRINKNNFSWYNTIISLQWDWLINEKIRSHFQTYVSSVANSFKNYYTADFPDNLDDKYLKSMQESQQYINELNEKTHSNVKNCFHDFTTKFFVKWNIKSFLKVNSGFQISRFHTNYQWNGLYDINDKFNLFFDDSGDSLLFNKFFSSSSFYSELNLDINPVFHVRQGIRLSKWGFSKKIIVEPRLNIKYDFTEKCDIKLAFGRFSQGIATALEDGLIGFLELYFPVDVGKTVETSYHYLANISYKHKMGGKISLSCYYKKFSGLLKSTGPEPSFRQTPGRAAGVEIELTGKVLGWNGWISYVLSNSKRTAGNVTYDTNFDQRHRLEICLNKKFKSGWSISSFWEFHTGQPYAAGGYQALIPGISIFRPLGEQHLDSDLFYIPYNINVPRGRIRYPNYHRLDISIKKAIKLKKCVLKPYLNIRNVYYRKNVLFYRDIEFSYDFDNGKLVNPHIERDAFVLPIIPTMGLRVSF, from the coding sequence ATGCTCTGTAAATATAAAATAAAAATAATTTTAATAATGCTTTTTATTACACTCCCTTTATTCGGCCAGTCTGAAAATATAAGGATCACTGGGATTGTAATATCACAAAAAACAGGAAGGCCGCTAAAAAATGTTAATCTTGAGCTGATTGTTTCTCATATCGGAACTGCTACAAATAAGTACGGAAGATTTATTTTTACATCTATAAAAACACTGGATGACACTATCCGTGTCACAGCTATAGGATATAAAACTGTTTGTATCCCTGTAACCATACGTAGCGAAAAAATAGTATCATTATCAATAAATTTAGAGTCTGCCATTGTTCCGCTTTTACCAGTTACAATACAGGCTGACAGAACAGAAAAAGCAGACTATTTATTGTATGAGCCTTCTGCAAGAGAATTAAGCGGAAGAGAATTAGAGCAGATTCCTTCAACAGTAATGGCAGATTTATATAAAACTCTCCAAAAAGTACCCGGTGTAACTTTCACAAATGAAGCATCCACTCAAATGAATGTAAGAGGCGGAAATTTCGACCAGAATTTGATAATGCTGGATGGGGCTGCGGTCTACTACCCTTTTCATCTTCTCGGTCTTTATTCGAGTTTTAATCTGGATATGATTAGAACAGTTGATTTTTCAATTGGGGGCTTTTCTGCCCGCTTTGGTGATCGCCTGAGTTCTGTTATAGATATTCATACAAAAAGCCCTGAAGAAAAAATTGTCAATAACATAGACATTAGCCTAGTTGGAGCAGGCCTGACAGCAGGAGGCAAAATAAACAAGAAAACAAGATGGCTTCTTTCTGCAAGAACAAGTTACATTGATATGATCAGTAAACTTGTAAAAAAGAAACTGCCATATAGCTTTTATGATATTTTTTCTAAATTGGAATTTAAACCGGCACAGAAACAGACAATTAGTATTAATTTTTTTAAAACAAAAGACGGGGTATATCTTGATGACAAACAAAATGAATTCCTTGAGTCGTCAACTGATACTTCAAAAACAGGATATCAGAGAATTAATAAAAATAATTTTTCATGGTATAATACAATTATATCATTACAGTGGGATTGGCTGATTAATGAAAAAATCAGATCTCATTTTCAGACATATGTAAGTAGTGTTGCAAACTCATTTAAAAATTATTATACTGCTGATTTCCCTGACAATCTTGACGATAAATATTTAAAGAGCATGCAAGAATCACAACAATATATTAATGAACTTAATGAAAAAACACATTCAAACGTCAAGAATTGTTTCCATGATTTTACAACAAAATTTTTCGTTAAGTGGAATATTAAAAGTTTTCTGAAAGTAAATTCCGGCTTTCAGATATCCCGTTTTCATACAAATTACCAATGGAATGGGCTTTATGATATAAATGATAAATTCAACTTGTTTTTTGATGATTCCGGTGATTCGCTGCTTTTTAATAAATTTTTTTCATCATCATCTTTTTACAGCGAGTTAAATTTGGATATTAATCCGGTATTCCATGTCAGGCAGGGTATAAGATTATCAAAATGGGGCTTCAGCAAAAAAATTATTGTTGAACCGCGTTTGAATATTAAATATGATTTTACGGAGAAATGTGATATAAAATTGGCATTCGGTAGATTCTCTCAAGGAATAGCTACTGCACTGGAAGACGGATTAATAGGGTTTTTGGAATTGTACTTTCCGGTAGATGTTGGGAAAACAGTCGAAACTTCATATCATTATCTTGCTAATATATCGTACAAACACAAAATGGGCGGAAAGATTTCATTAAGCTGTTACTATAAAAAATTTTCCGGACTTCTAAAGTCGACAGGGCCTGAACCGAGTTTTAGGCAAACACCTGGCCGTGCTGCAGGTGTGGAAATTGAATTAACAGGTAAAGTTTTAGGCTGGAATGGATGGATTAGCTATGTTTTGTCAAACAGCAAGAGGACTGCAGGCAATGTTACATATGATACCAATTTTGACCAGAGGCACCGTCTTGAAATATGCCTGAATAAAAAATTCAAGAGCGGGTGGTCAATATCCTCTTTCTGGGAATTCCATACAGGACAGCCCTATGCAGCTGGGGGCTACCAGGCTTTGATACCTGGTATCTCAATTTTTCGCCCTTTGGGAGAACAGCACCTGGATTCGGATTTATTCTATATCCCCTACAATATAAATGTTCCCCGCGGCAGAATACGTTATCCAAATTACCACAGATTAGACATATCAATAAAAAAAGCGATAAAATTAAAAAAATGTGTATTAAAACCGTATCTGAATATACGTAATGTTTACTATAGAAAGAATGTACTTTTTTACAGAGATATTGAATTTTCTTACGATTTTGATAACGGTAAGCTTGTCAATCCTCATATTGAAAGAGATGCATTTGTTTTACCGATAATTCCAACAATGGGATTGAGAGTAAGTTTTTAG
- a CDS encoding TetR/AcrR family transcriptional regulator, with the protein MAKFDRKAKEKSERIQDIVDSAMELFAEKGFHEVTMDMIAERVGLSKGTLYLYFKNKETLFISIVQEKTDLLFHKLIEAVKTEGEYGFRLEKFIYNYLNFFDEYRYYFKIIHSEKSRVDWDSKNRMRKHVLESYMRFQNLILSFVKEGIECGYLRNINSEVAMKSLRGILNSFTFDVVLNAGEGELKAQVPDVLDVFLNGTVNK; encoded by the coding sequence ATGGCAAAGTTTGACCGTAAGGCAAAAGAGAAATCTGAGAGAATACAGGATATTGTTGATTCTGCAATGGAGCTTTTTGCGGAGAAAGGTTTTCACGAAGTTACAATGGACATGATTGCTGAAAGAGTGGGATTATCCAAAGGAACGCTGTATCTCTATTTTAAAAACAAAGAGACACTGTTTATTTCAATAGTACAGGAAAAGACTGATCTGCTTTTTCATAAATTAATTGAGGCGGTAAAAACGGAGGGGGAATACGGATTCAGGTTGGAAAAATTTATTTACAATTATCTGAATTTTTTTGACGAGTACAGATACTATTTTAAGATCATACATTCAGAAAAGAGCCGGGTTGACTGGGACAGCAAAAATAGAATGCGAAAGCATGTTCTTGAGTCCTATATGAGATTTCAGAATTTAATTCTATCATTTGTCAAAGAGGGAATTGAATGCGGATATTTGAGAAATATTAATTCTGAGGTTGCTATGAAGTCTCTTCGCGGTATTTTAAATTCTTTTACTTTCGACGTTGTATTAAATGCTGGTGAAGGAGAATTAAAAGCTCAGGTACCAGATGTACTGGATGTCTTTCTTAACGGGACAGTCAATAAATAA